One window from the genome of Synechococcus sp. PROS-7-1 encodes:
- a CDS encoding DUF4912 domain-containing protein, which yields MTQAITNLARLTLRQLRQMASDLGVTLYSRKSKEDLVSAIAERQERRGGDLKAIEAELNAPARPQSNTRVVFLPRDPQWAYVFWEISDADRRQAQSEGASHLSLRLADVTGLQDGSSHPHTLQEVPVDSHSTEWYLPVPLCDRDYRVELGFRAGSNWISLAFSSVARVPALHPSDQILDQFVPFSLDASVPAPQPITTPIETSDSGLHERLYQSATTHFRSRRVGSEVLHELDSQSSDQRGLSDSGAGLWASGRNESGLGGVAPRQRSFWLVADAELIVYGATDPSARLTIGGEEVPLSSDGTFRIQVPFRDGEQAYPIEATAADGEQKRNITLNFERVTPEDNSNPASEAKAEWF from the coding sequence GTGACGCAAGCCATTACGAATCTTGCCCGTCTGACACTACGTCAGCTGCGTCAGATGGCGAGTGATCTGGGTGTGACTCTCTACAGCCGCAAGAGCAAAGAAGATCTGGTTTCAGCCATCGCCGAGAGGCAAGAGCGCCGTGGCGGCGACCTCAAGGCGATTGAAGCTGAACTCAATGCGCCGGCCCGTCCTCAGTCGAATACACGGGTTGTCTTCCTGCCACGCGATCCCCAATGGGCTTACGTGTTTTGGGAAATCTCCGATGCAGACCGCCGGCAGGCCCAAAGCGAAGGTGCCTCTCACCTCAGCTTGCGCCTCGCTGATGTCACCGGGCTGCAGGATGGTTCCTCCCATCCTCATACCCTTCAGGAAGTTCCGGTCGATAGCCACAGCACCGAGTGGTATCTGCCTGTTCCACTTTGCGACCGCGATTACCGAGTAGAGCTTGGATTCCGTGCCGGCAGCAACTGGATTTCCTTGGCCTTCTCATCGGTTGCCAGGGTGCCAGCTCTCCATCCCAGCGATCAGATCCTCGATCAGTTCGTACCTTTCAGCCTCGACGCCAGTGTGCCGGCTCCTCAGCCGATCACCACTCCGATCGAAACCAGTGACAGTGGCCTGCATGAGCGTCTCTACCAAAGTGCCACCACCCACTTCCGCAGTCGCCGGGTGGGTTCCGAAGTCCTGCATGAGCTCGACTCCCAATCGAGTGATCAGCGTGGGCTCAGCGATTCCGGCGCAGGACTCTGGGCCAGCGGACGCAATGAGTCAGGCCTCGGCGGTGTCGCACCCCGTCAGCGCAGCTTCTGGTTGGTCGCTGATGCTGAACTGATTGTGTACGGCGCAACTGACCCCTCCGCCCGCCTCACCATCGGGGGCGAAGAGGTACCTCTTTCCAGCGACGGCACCTTCCGCATTCAGGTGCCGTTCCGCGACGGCGAGCAGGCCTACCCCATCGAAGCGACAGCTGCCGATGGAGAGCAGAAGCGCAACATCACGCTCAACTTCGAACGGGTGACTCCAGAAGACAACAGCAACCCCGCCAGCGAAGCCAAAGCTGAGTGGTTCTGA
- a CDS encoding phosphatidylserine/phosphatidylglycerophosphate/cardiolipin synthase family protein, whose translation MNHGPIALLAFTLLGCSQPGVVIGRVPSELPLPAAIEVRFNHRDNSRYRSPLQDQWRNGDDFERHLIEQIDGASKELLVAIQELTLPQIASALVRAHQRGVIVRVVLENSYSAPWADLHESDLPAHARQRLRRLEALADLDGDGVVTAPERRAGDAVGLLLQGGVPVIDDTEDGSRGSGLMHHKFMVIDKRQVITGSANFTSSGVHGDGGAPRTRGNVNHLLSITSTELAAVFKEEFQILWGDGPGGLQNSRFGRGKPSRPVKSVMVDGTRMDVLFAPHNKRSEDHGLQLIAQHLSAAKRSIDLALFVFSAQSLTDVLAQRVQSGVAIRLLADPGFASRSFSEVLDLLGVALPDRFCKLEKGNRPLAKPLRGVGSPRLARGDKLHHKFAVIDQRKVITGSFNWSPSAAHQNDETLLVIHSPELAAHFTREIDRMWRGADLGITERMRRKLERQQSKCGSGEERS comes from the coding sequence ATGAACCACGGCCCAATCGCGTTACTGGCCTTCACACTGCTTGGCTGCAGCCAGCCCGGAGTTGTGATCGGCAGGGTTCCAAGCGAGCTGCCGCTGCCAGCTGCAATCGAGGTTCGCTTCAACCATCGCGACAACAGCCGCTACCGCTCACCTTTGCAGGACCAGTGGCGCAATGGCGATGATTTTGAACGGCACCTGATCGAACAGATCGATGGCGCCAGCAAGGAATTGCTGGTGGCTATTCAGGAGCTCACGCTTCCGCAAATAGCCTCCGCACTGGTGAGAGCCCACCAGCGCGGCGTGATCGTGAGAGTGGTGCTTGAAAACAGCTACAGCGCACCCTGGGCAGACCTGCATGAATCAGATCTGCCAGCCCACGCTCGTCAGAGACTGCGACGTTTGGAAGCCCTTGCCGACCTTGACGGCGATGGCGTGGTGACAGCACCGGAGCGTCGCGCTGGTGATGCCGTGGGGCTGCTTCTTCAGGGAGGAGTGCCCGTCATCGACGACACCGAGGACGGCAGCCGCGGCAGTGGACTGATGCACCACAAGTTCATGGTGATCGACAAGCGCCAGGTGATCACCGGCAGTGCCAACTTCACAAGCTCTGGCGTCCACGGTGATGGTGGAGCACCGCGTACCCGCGGGAATGTGAATCATCTGCTGAGCATCACAAGCACCGAGCTGGCTGCTGTGTTCAAAGAGGAATTTCAGATCCTGTGGGGGGATGGTCCGGGAGGCCTGCAGAACAGTCGCTTTGGCAGAGGAAAACCGAGCCGGCCTGTCAAAAGCGTGATGGTCGATGGAACACGGATGGATGTGCTGTTCGCTCCCCACAACAAGCGCTCGGAAGACCATGGCCTCCAACTGATCGCACAACACCTGAGCGCAGCAAAGCGCAGCATTGATCTGGCCTTGTTCGTGTTCTCAGCCCAGTCGCTGACGGATGTGTTGGCCCAACGTGTTCAATCCGGAGTGGCGATCCGGCTGCTGGCGGACCCGGGCTTCGCCAGTCGCTCTTTTTCGGAGGTGCTCGACTTACTCGGGGTGGCACTCCCTGATCGTTTCTGCAAGTTGGAAAAGGGCAACCGCCCCTTGGCAAAGCCCCTGAGGGGAGTCGGCAGCCCGCGCCTCGCCCGCGGCGACAAGCTGCACCACAAGTTCGCGGTGATCGACCAGCGCAAAGTGATCACAGGATCCTTCAATTGGTCACCGTCGGCTGCCCATCAGAACGACGAAACGTTGCTGGTGATTCACTCACCCGAACTGGCAGCCCATTTCACCCGAGAGATCGATCGCATGTGGCGCGGTGCAGACCTGGGCATCACCGAACGCATGCGCCGCAAGCTCGAACGGCAGCAAAGCAAGTGCGGGAGTGGTGAAGAAAGAAGCTAA
- a CDS encoding alpha/beta family hydrolase, with protein MKKESERTFAGKVRRALWLLIRRNFSARGLYLRFLAGRISFVDGNNNETRAIVLQIPGQTDPCYSPFNKGVARRLCAEKFTVIRCDFSGQKINQMKRELTDHQVDAFCEQLIQRCDRLRRRYDQPLILVGKSLGGAIVTKALDRTEAAGCVVLGYPFQKEGSHWDRLRHLQHVRKPVFIIQGEDDRYGGKNLVAGLALSESINMVWIAQAEHGFKHHIPALKDALAGACQTILEGSNFLTSEAE; from the coding sequence GTGAAGAAAGAGTCTGAGCGAACGTTCGCCGGCAAGGTCCGACGGGCCCTTTGGCTTTTAATTCGGCGCAACTTCAGCGCCCGCGGTCTCTATCTCCGCTTTCTGGCAGGACGCATCAGCTTCGTCGACGGCAACAACAACGAAACCAGAGCGATCGTCCTGCAGATTCCAGGTCAGACCGACCCCTGTTACAGCCCATTCAACAAAGGAGTCGCCCGCAGGCTTTGCGCTGAGAAATTCACGGTGATCCGCTGCGATTTCAGCGGTCAGAAGATCAACCAAATGAAACGCGAGCTGACGGACCACCAAGTCGATGCTTTCTGTGAACAGCTGATCCAGCGATGCGATCGCTTACGGCGGCGTTATGACCAACCTCTGATTCTGGTGGGGAAGTCACTGGGAGGAGCCATCGTGACCAAAGCGCTCGATAGAACAGAAGCAGCTGGCTGCGTGGTTCTCGGCTATCCATTTCAGAAGGAGGGCAGCCACTGGGACCGGCTTCGCCACCTCCAACACGTCCGCAAGCCCGTGTTCATCATTCAGGGTGAGGACGACCGCTACGGCGGCAAGAACCTGGTCGCAGGGCTGGCACTGTCCGAATCCATCAACATGGTGTGGATCGCTCAAGCCGAACATGGCTTCAAACACCACATACCGGCTCTCAAGGACGCATTGGCAGGCGCTTGCCAGACGATCCTCGAAGGATCCAATTTTCTGACATCAGAGGCAGAATGA
- a CDS encoding alpha-D-glucose phosphate-specific phosphoglucomutase has product MTASASAEPTHTLVRLDAPFTDQKPGTSGLRKSSRQFEQPHYLESFVEAVFRTLPGVQGGTLVLGGDGRYGNTRAIDVILRMGAAHGLSKVIVTTAGILSTPAASNLIRKRQAIGGIILSASHNPGGADGDFGVKVNGANGGPTPASFTDAVFECTKTLEQYAIVETQTPSLEAPGKHSIGAMDVEVIDGVDDFVELMQQLFDFDRISDLIRGDFPLAFDAMHAVTGPYARRLLEGLLGAPAGSVRHGTPLEDFGGGHPDPNLTYAHELADLLLNGDGFRFGAACDGDGDRNMILGQRCFVNPSDSLAVLTANATVAPAYAGGLAGVARSMPTSAAVDVVAKDLNIDCYETPTGWKFFGNLLDAGKITLCGEESFGTGSNHVREKDGLWAVLFWLQILAERRCSVAEIMNNHWSRFGRHYYSRHDYEAVPSDAAHGLYDRLETMLPSLAGQSFAGRSISSADNFSYCDPIDKSVTKGQGLRILLEDGSRVVVRLSGTGTKGATIRVYLESYVASGGNLNQDPQIALADMISGINALAEIKTRTGMDKPTVIT; this is encoded by the coding sequence ATGACCGCATCCGCCTCGGCCGAACCGACGCACACCCTTGTTCGTCTGGACGCTCCCTTCACTGATCAGAAACCCGGCACGTCCGGACTGCGCAAAAGCAGCCGCCAGTTCGAGCAACCGCATTATCTGGAAAGCTTCGTTGAGGCCGTGTTCCGCACCCTGCCAGGGGTTCAGGGCGGCACCTTGGTCCTTGGGGGCGACGGTCGCTACGGCAATACCCGGGCGATCGACGTGATTCTGCGCATGGGCGCAGCTCACGGTCTCAGCAAGGTGATCGTCACCACCGCTGGCATCCTCTCCACTCCAGCGGCATCCAACCTGATCCGAAAGCGTCAGGCCATCGGCGGCATCATCCTCTCGGCCAGTCACAACCCGGGTGGTGCCGATGGGGATTTCGGAGTGAAGGTGAACGGTGCCAACGGAGGCCCGACCCCTGCCTCCTTCACGGATGCCGTCTTCGAGTGCACCAAGACTCTCGAGCAATACGCCATCGTTGAGACCCAAACCCCCAGCCTTGAGGCCCCCGGGAAGCATTCCATCGGCGCCATGGACGTGGAGGTGATCGATGGCGTTGATGATTTCGTGGAGCTGATGCAGCAGCTTTTCGATTTCGATCGGATCAGCGACCTCATCCGCGGCGATTTTCCCCTGGCCTTCGATGCCATGCATGCCGTGACCGGCCCCTATGCCCGTCGCCTGCTGGAAGGACTGCTCGGTGCACCGGCTGGAAGCGTGCGCCATGGCACACCCCTCGAGGACTTCGGCGGTGGACACCCCGACCCCAACCTCACCTACGCCCATGAACTGGCGGATCTCTTACTGAATGGCGATGGCTTCCGTTTCGGTGCGGCCTGCGACGGCGACGGTGATCGCAACATGATCCTGGGCCAGCGCTGCTTTGTGAATCCAAGCGACAGCCTGGCTGTGCTCACCGCCAACGCCACGGTGGCACCGGCCTATGCCGGCGGACTCGCCGGTGTGGCGCGCTCCATGCCCACAAGTGCTGCGGTGGACGTGGTGGCGAAGGATCTCAACATCGACTGCTACGAAACTCCCACGGGCTGGAAGTTCTTCGGCAATCTTCTCGATGCCGGCAAGATCACGCTCTGCGGTGAAGAAAGCTTCGGCACCGGCAGCAACCATGTGCGCGAGAAAGATGGCCTCTGGGCCGTGCTGTTCTGGCTGCAGATCCTGGCCGAACGCCGCTGCAGCGTGGCCGAGATCATGAACAACCACTGGAGTCGTTTTGGGCGGCACTATTACTCCCGCCATGATTACGAAGCCGTTCCCAGCGACGCGGCCCATGGTCTTTACGACCGATTGGAAACCATGCTGCCCTCGCTCGCGGGACAGTCCTTTGCAGGTCGCAGCATCAGCAGCGCTGACAATTTCAGCTATTGCGATCCGATCGACAAGTCCGTGACGAAAGGGCAAGGACTGCGCATCCTTCTCGAAGACGGCAGCCGGGTGGTGGTGCGTCTCTCGGGTACCGGCACCAAGGGGGCCACGATCCGTGTGTATCTAGAGAGCTATGTCGCGAGTGGCGGCAACCTCAACCAGGATCCTCAGATCGCCCTTGCGGACATGATCAGCGGCATCAATGCTCTGGCTGAGATCAAGACGCGCACCGGCATGGACAAGCCCACGGTGATCACCTGA
- a CDS encoding efflux RND transporter permease subunit, whose protein sequence is MSASNNFITRPVLTTVCSILIVIVGLIAIPILPIENLPDIAPPTVKVRATYTGADAVSVEEGVTTVLEQQINGVENMDFIKSNSSSDGVSAIDVAFASGTDGDINQVNVQNRVSLAEPQLPEEVRKAGVTVNKASNSILLVYNFGSADPDQILYSAETISGLLDLKLTDSIKRVTGVGDLTYFGNRKLAFRLWLDPNKLSTFGLTSTDVVNQLSSQNRLVPAGQVGGEPSPKGQEFTFTVQLQGRLRSVEEFENMIVRTADEGGLVRLRDVGSVQLGGESYAVSATDLQGVPSVGLAVYQLTGSNALEVSDGVKKVLAEFEKTMPIGMKMEKIYDNTDFITASIKGVVNSLRDAVILVVLILFLFLQNWKATLVPGIAIPVALIGTFGLVLAFGFSLNQLTLFGLVLATGLVVDDAITVIEDTSTKKSEGLSALEAAKSTMDELFSAIIATSLVKFAVFLPVLFFPGATGTIYKQFAATVIFSIAISTFNALTFSPMLSALLLARESKDPGRKVYAIAGAVIGFTYGLLVVGDGAALVLVPTIVGALIGLLLSRFLQRPAVLPFTIGGAIAGLVLVGVSRILPVIFYPALGLTLGWFTPVIFSNFNRFYAAMETRYSSALNWALESRRLVMGILGVGILLTAVAFRAIPGGFVPIEDQGYAIGVVQAPEGVSTQITEAINQKVAAVLRTEKDITAASVFSGASLDGNSPNKGLFFFGTKNWSDRKERDQNVGAIVERLNQKLAASIDGARVIVVEPPAIPGYGTGGGFEFQLLDQSGGAYNLADLYATAGRLVQAGNADPDLNRVYTLFSPESPQIEIKVDRERMAAVDVDFGSAMQTFSVNFGGLYVNDTFQEGKVRRVYVQADAESRATPEKLSSIYVKDQAGEQIPLSEFFTVRETLGPTVVPHFNLYRAIKIEGTPAAGKSSGQAITAMKGTFETLNPQGLSFDWTGISREEVKAGALAVVIFALGILAVYLVLSAQYESYSDPLIILMTVPTAMLGALVFLALRGEVLNVYAQVGLVMLIGLAAGNGILIVDMANQRMQAGANALDAARFAAGSRLRPILMTAISSLFGFIPLVFASGAGARSQTSLGAVVFGGLLIATVLSLFVVPVFYVVMKTLLGQAEGQAEAEVSS, encoded by the coding sequence ATGTCTGCATCCAATAATTTCATTACGCGACCTGTTCTCACAACGGTCTGCAGCATTCTCATTGTGATTGTTGGCTTGATTGCCATCCCAATCCTGCCGATTGAGAACCTCCCGGATATTGCACCTCCCACGGTGAAGGTGAGAGCGACTTACACCGGTGCCGATGCGGTGTCGGTAGAAGAAGGTGTGACCACCGTTCTGGAGCAGCAGATCAACGGTGTGGAGAACATGGATTTCATCAAATCCAACAGTTCTTCCGATGGTGTGAGTGCGATCGATGTTGCCTTTGCCAGTGGCACCGATGGCGACATCAACCAGGTGAACGTTCAGAACAGGGTGTCGCTGGCAGAACCGCAGCTTCCCGAGGAGGTGCGAAAGGCTGGAGTCACCGTTAACAAGGCATCCAATTCCATCCTGCTGGTTTACAACTTCGGAAGCGCTGATCCCGACCAGATTCTCTACAGCGCGGAAACAATCAGTGGTCTTCTCGATCTCAAGCTCACTGACTCGATCAAACGGGTCACCGGTGTGGGTGACCTCACTTACTTCGGCAATCGCAAACTGGCCTTCCGTCTTTGGCTCGATCCAAACAAGTTGTCCACATTTGGCCTCACCTCCACGGATGTGGTGAACCAGCTCAGCAGTCAGAACCGACTGGTTCCAGCTGGGCAGGTGGGCGGTGAACCGTCGCCGAAGGGGCAGGAATTCACATTCACCGTTCAGCTTCAGGGGCGTCTGCGCAGCGTTGAAGAATTTGAAAACATGATTGTCCGGACGGCCGATGAAGGTGGTTTGGTGCGGTTGCGCGATGTGGGCAGCGTGCAGCTTGGTGGTGAGTCCTATGCGGTTAGCGCTACGGATCTCCAGGGAGTGCCATCGGTGGGCCTCGCTGTTTATCAGCTCACAGGTAGTAATGCTCTGGAGGTGTCAGACGGTGTCAAGAAGGTGCTGGCTGAATTCGAGAAGACCATGCCGATTGGCATGAAGATGGAGAAGATCTACGACAACACCGACTTCATCACGGCATCGATCAAAGGAGTCGTGAATTCCCTTCGGGATGCTGTGATTCTGGTGGTGCTGATTCTTTTTCTGTTTCTGCAGAACTGGAAGGCCACCCTGGTTCCTGGAATTGCAATTCCGGTCGCATTGATTGGAACCTTCGGGCTTGTTTTGGCCTTTGGTTTCTCCCTGAATCAGCTCACTCTCTTCGGCCTTGTTTTGGCCACAGGTCTCGTCGTTGACGATGCGATCACGGTGATTGAAGACACGTCCACCAAAAAGTCGGAGGGACTGAGCGCACTTGAAGCTGCCAAATCCACGATGGACGAGTTGTTCTCAGCCATCATCGCCACCTCTCTTGTGAAGTTCGCCGTGTTCTTGCCGGTGCTCTTCTTCCCAGGTGCGACAGGAACGATTTACAAGCAATTCGCAGCCACGGTGATTTTCTCGATCGCCATTTCCACCTTCAACGCCCTCACCTTCTCGCCGATGCTCTCGGCACTGTTGCTGGCGCGGGAATCGAAGGACCCAGGTCGCAAGGTTTATGCCATCGCCGGAGCCGTGATCGGTTTCACCTACGGACTTCTGGTGGTGGGTGATGGTGCGGCGCTGGTGTTGGTACCGACCATCGTTGGCGCCCTGATCGGGTTGCTCCTCTCTCGCTTTCTTCAACGTCCAGCTGTTCTCCCCTTCACCATCGGTGGAGCTATTGCCGGGTTGGTGCTCGTGGGTGTGAGCCGGATTCTTCCGGTGATTTTCTACCCCGCCTTGGGCCTCACTCTCGGTTGGTTCACTCCGGTGATCTTTAGCAACTTCAATCGCTTTTATGCGGCGATGGAAACCCGCTATTCCTCTGCTCTGAATTGGGCCCTGGAATCACGCCGGCTTGTGATGGGGATTCTGGGCGTCGGCATCCTCCTCACCGCTGTTGCGTTCCGCGCGATCCCCGGGGGCTTCGTCCCGATTGAGGACCAGGGCTATGCCATCGGTGTTGTCCAGGCTCCTGAAGGTGTCTCCACCCAAATCACTGAAGCCATCAACCAGAAGGTGGCCGCTGTCTTGAGAACCGAGAAAGACATCACAGCCGCATCGGTGTTCAGCGGAGCCAGCCTCGATGGAAACAGCCCGAACAAGGGTCTGTTTTTCTTTGGTACGAAGAATTGGTCTGATCGCAAGGAAAGAGATCAGAACGTGGGCGCCATCGTTGAGCGACTCAATCAGAAACTGGCTGCTTCGATTGATGGTGCACGGGTCATCGTGGTTGAGCCACCTGCCATCCCTGGTTACGGAACCGGAGGCGGCTTTGAATTCCAGCTGTTGGATCAAAGCGGGGGTGCCTACAACCTTGCTGATCTCTATGCCACGGCTGGACGCCTTGTGCAGGCAGGCAATGCTGATCCTGATCTCAACAGGGTCTACACCCTTTTCTCTCCTGAGTCTCCCCAGATCGAGATCAAGGTTGACCGTGAGCGCATGGCGGCCGTCGATGTGGATTTTGGCTCTGCGATGCAGACCTTCAGCGTCAATTTTGGCGGCCTGTATGTGAACGACACCTTCCAGGAAGGCAAGGTGCGACGCGTTTATGTGCAAGCTGATGCGGAGAGCAGGGCCACACCGGAGAAACTCTCATCGATTTACGTGAAGGATCAGGCCGGTGAGCAGATTCCGTTGTCCGAGTTCTTCACCGTTCGCGAAACTCTCGGGCCAACGGTTGTTCCACATTTCAACCTTTACCGGGCGATCAAGATCGAGGGCACGCCAGCCGCTGGTAAGAGTTCCGGCCAGGCGATCACCGCCATGAAGGGCACGTTCGAAACGTTGAATCCCCAAGGGCTCAGTTTCGATTGGACGGGTATTTCCCGTGAAGAGGTCAAAGCGGGAGCTCTGGCGGTCGTGATTTTTGCCCTGGGCATCCTGGCGGTGTACCTGGTGCTCTCGGCTCAATACGAAAGCTATTCAGATCCGTTGATCATCCTGATGACGGTACCGACGGCAATGCTCGGGGCCCTGGTGTTTCTGGCGCTGCGGGGTGAGGTGCTGAATGTGTACGCGCAGGTGGGCCTGGTGATGCTGATCGGGCTTGCTGCGGGTAACGGCATCCTGATCGTGGACATGGCCAATCAGCGCATGCAGGCCGGCGCCAATGCTCTGGACGCTGCACGCTTTGCCGCAGGATCCAGGCTCAGACCGATTCTGATGACGGCGATTTCATCGTTATTTGGTTTTATCCCTTTGGTGTTTGCCAGTGGTGCTGGCGCTCGCAGTCAGACATCGCTCGGTGCGGTGGTGTTCGGCGGTTTGCTGATTGCCACTGTGCTGTCTCTCTTCGTTGTTCCGGTCTTTTACGTGGTGATGAAGACCCTCTTGGGTCAGGCGGAGGGCCAGGCAGAAGCGGAGGTCAGCTCATGA
- a CDS encoding efflux RND transporter periplasmic adaptor subunit, which yields MALTTAALSACGGKGGAQRPLPEVQQAAVTEASFTDDIDTVSTLEANDLVQLAAQATGRVLELKIAQGDKVEPGQLLMVLDQAQEQARLASARAQEQKDLLELKRYEFLVPLGAAEASERDQRRAIYIASRAQVQAQEATLAYSNLKSPIGGTVADVSVKVGDVVRSGDPFTKLIRNNTLEARVEIPSTSATRVKVGLPVLLSLPGTDEVIAKSTVLSVDPNIASDTQALLALAVFPNPDGKLRNGQRLRTRLQLEERKEPSVPFSAVTQSSGQSFVFRLGTFKELEAQPGKADLARIKKGIEVGKIPSTTLFALQTPVTLGSLQNNRYPVTKGLKLGQKVITSNLLSLRHGVPVKVKG from the coding sequence TTGGCACTGACCACCGCTGCACTCAGTGCCTGTGGCGGAAAGGGTGGGGCGCAGAGACCACTGCCCGAAGTGCAGCAGGCTGCAGTAACCGAAGCGTCTTTCACCGACGACATCGACACGGTGAGCACGCTGGAGGCCAACGATCTGGTTCAGCTTGCAGCGCAGGCCACGGGAAGGGTTCTGGAACTGAAGATCGCGCAAGGCGACAAAGTCGAGCCGGGGCAACTGCTGATGGTTCTGGACCAGGCCCAGGAGCAGGCGCGACTGGCTTCGGCTAGGGCTCAGGAACAGAAAGATCTGCTTGAGCTGAAGCGCTACGAGTTTCTTGTCCCCCTGGGAGCAGCCGAGGCGTCTGAACGTGATCAGCGCCGAGCCATCTACATCGCCTCCCGCGCGCAGGTGCAGGCACAGGAAGCCACCCTTGCCTACAGCAATTTGAAATCACCGATTGGCGGCACGGTGGCAGACGTCTCCGTGAAGGTGGGCGATGTGGTGCGTTCAGGAGACCCATTCACCAAGTTGATCCGCAACAACACACTGGAAGCGCGTGTGGAAATTCCCTCCACCTCAGCAACCCGCGTGAAGGTCGGTTTGCCCGTGCTGCTCAGTCTTCCCGGCACCGATGAGGTGATCGCCAAGAGCACTGTGCTTTCGGTGGATCCCAACATCGCCTCGGACACTCAGGCGTTGCTGGCCCTCGCCGTGTTCCCCAACCCTGACGGGAAACTGCGCAATGGTCAGCGTCTGCGAACGCGTTTGCAGCTCGAGGAACGCAAGGAACCTTCCGTGCCGTTTTCCGCTGTGACCCAATCCTCCGGGCAGAGTTTTGTGTTCCGGCTCGGCACCTTCAAGGAACTCGAGGCCCAGCCTGGAAAAGCTGATCTTGCCCGCATCAAAAAGGGAATCGAGGTCGGCAAGATTCCCTCTACAACACTGTTTGCTTTGCAGACTCCGGTCACCCTTGGGTCCCTCCAGAACAACCGTTATCCCGTCACCAAGGGACTCAAACTTGGCCAGAAGGTCATCACCAGCAATTTGCTGAGTTTGCGTCACGGTGTGCCCGTCAAGGTGAAGGGCTGA